In one Rhodococcus sp. B50 genomic region, the following are encoded:
- a CDS encoding ABC transporter substrate-binding protein → MTRRSAALLRSAALFTATAIALTACGSSDTETEADSAAADGAFPVTVDTKFGEVTVDSAPERVAALGWGDAETALALGVQPVAASDWLAFGGDGVGPWAQGLYDSPPELIGTIEPSFELLAAQTPDLILDTKSSGEPARYESLSGIATTISGPEGSDAYLTSLDDQVTSVATALGVPDKGAELLSQIDADFAQAAADNPEFAGKTVTVASYTSEGWGAYVIGDSRVDFMTELGFVNNPQVQAAASDDFFITVSDENLNLLDADLLIVLPIYVPAAEVTDNPVFQQIPAVRDGRFLVLDSDSDISAAFSTNSVLSVPFALDELVPLVAERVN, encoded by the coding sequence ATGACACGCCGATCCGCCGCTCTGCTCCGTTCCGCCGCGCTGTTCACGGCCACCGCGATCGCGCTGACCGCGTGCGGATCGTCCGACACGGAGACGGAGGCCGACTCGGCTGCGGCCGACGGCGCGTTCCCCGTCACCGTCGACACGAAGTTCGGGGAGGTCACCGTCGACTCCGCCCCCGAGCGTGTCGCGGCACTCGGCTGGGGCGACGCCGAAACCGCACTGGCACTCGGTGTTCAACCGGTGGCCGCGAGCGACTGGCTCGCCTTCGGCGGCGACGGCGTGGGACCGTGGGCGCAGGGGCTGTACGACTCGCCGCCGGAGCTCATCGGCACGATCGAACCGTCCTTCGAACTGCTCGCGGCCCAGACCCCCGATCTGATCCTCGACACCAAGAGTTCCGGCGAGCCGGCCCGCTACGAGTCGCTGTCGGGGATCGCCACGACGATCAGCGGCCCCGAAGGCAGCGACGCCTACCTCACCTCGCTCGACGACCAGGTGACCTCGGTGGCAACGGCTCTCGGTGTGCCGGACAAGGGCGCCGAACTGCTGTCGCAGATCGATGCGGATTTCGCGCAGGCCGCCGCCGACAACCCGGAGTTCGCGGGCAAGACCGTCACCGTCGCCTCGTACACCTCCGAGGGCTGGGGCGCCTATGTCATCGGTGACTCGCGCGTGGACTTCATGACCGAGCTCGGCTTCGTGAACAATCCGCAGGTGCAGGCCGCAGCGTCGGACGATTTCTTCATCACCGTCTCCGACGAGAACCTGAACCTCCTCGACGCGGATCTGCTCATCGTGCTGCCGATCTACGTGCCGGCAGCGGAGGTGACCGACAATCCGGTCTTCCAGCAGATCCCGGCAGTGCGCGACGGCCGGTTCCTCGTGCTCGACAGCGATTCCGACATCTCCGCGGCGTTCTCGACGAACTCGGTGCTGTCGGTTCCGTTCGCGCTCGACGAGCTCGTTCCCCTCGTCGCCGAGCGCGTGAACTGA
- a CDS encoding MFS transporter, which yields MGEGENPSETEQDSGPSAHYVSVTPPEDGRPARASLVLASLILVAAVANLNLAVANVALPDIGKAFDASQTELNLVAVGYSVGLAASVLYLGAVGDRYGRKTMLLIGMALSVPASAVAGFAPNADVLFAARVLGGVSAGLAFPTTLALITALWSGAARTRAIALWSSIGGGLTALGPLVAGTLLEQFFWGSVFLVTIPLALIALASTWVFVPSHVNESTEPVDHLGGIVSVVLVGSLVLGINFVPVDGMATIAVSALVIALAAAIVFVMRQLRAPNPLFDLHIARRRVFWVAAVAGIIVFGTLMGTMYISQQYLQNVLGYSTLAAGSAALPAALVMVLVAPHSAKLVGSRGSRFTLLSGYVAIVAGLVVALTLWDEDAHYWVIALGFMCLGAGVGLAGTPASHSLTGSVPVSRAGMASGTADLQRDLGGAIVQSILGALLTAGYSASLAATIAASPQAASVDEQTETALEKSFAGAVGTSERFPQYAPQIIAAARTAFLDGDTRAYTAAIAIVLIGAALVAFAFPSRTAEMALLARYAEEDGDAEADSSGEPAR from the coding sequence ATGGGCGAAGGTGAAAACCCGTCGGAAACCGAGCAGGACAGCGGTCCCAGCGCGCACTATGTGTCCGTGACCCCACCCGAGGACGGTCGTCCTGCGCGGGCGAGCCTGGTGCTGGCCTCGCTGATCCTCGTCGCCGCAGTGGCGAACCTGAACCTCGCCGTTGCGAACGTGGCGCTACCCGACATCGGGAAGGCATTCGACGCGAGCCAGACCGAACTGAACCTCGTCGCGGTCGGCTATTCCGTCGGCCTCGCCGCGTCGGTGCTCTATCTCGGGGCCGTCGGCGACCGCTACGGGCGAAAGACGATGCTCCTGATCGGCATGGCGTTGTCGGTTCCCGCCTCGGCGGTCGCCGGATTCGCGCCGAACGCCGACGTGTTGTTCGCCGCCCGGGTGCTCGGCGGCGTGTCCGCGGGTCTGGCGTTTCCCACCACCCTGGCGCTGATCACCGCGTTGTGGTCGGGCGCAGCACGGACCCGCGCGATCGCATTGTGGTCGTCGATCGGAGGCGGCCTGACCGCGCTCGGCCCGCTCGTCGCCGGCACCCTGCTCGAGCAGTTCTTCTGGGGATCGGTCTTCCTCGTGACGATCCCGCTGGCGCTGATCGCCCTCGCGTCGACCTGGGTGTTCGTGCCGAGCCACGTCAACGAGTCGACAGAACCGGTCGACCATCTCGGCGGGATCGTCTCGGTGGTGCTCGTCGGCTCGCTCGTCCTCGGCATCAACTTCGTGCCGGTCGACGGGATGGCGACCATCGCGGTCTCCGCGCTGGTGATCGCCCTCGCCGCGGCGATCGTCTTCGTGATGCGTCAGCTACGCGCGCCCAATCCACTGTTCGACCTGCACATCGCCCGGCGCCGCGTGTTCTGGGTCGCGGCCGTGGCGGGCATCATCGTGTTCGGCACCCTGATGGGCACGATGTACATCAGTCAGCAGTACCTGCAGAACGTGCTCGGGTACTCGACGCTCGCGGCGGGATCGGCAGCGCTTCCCGCCGCACTCGTGATGGTCCTGGTGGCACCGCATTCGGCGAAGCTCGTCGGGTCGCGCGGCTCCCGCTTCACCCTGCTGTCGGGTTACGTGGCGATCGTGGCGGGACTCGTCGTCGCACTGACGTTGTGGGACGAGGACGCGCACTACTGGGTGATCGCCCTGGGATTCATGTGCCTGGGAGCGGGCGTGGGTCTCGCCGGCACCCCCGCCTCACACTCGCTCACCGGATCTGTGCCGGTTTCCCGCGCCGGGATGGCCTCCGGCACCGCCGATCTGCAGCGCGACCTCGGTGGAGCGATCGTCCAGTCGATCCTCGGTGCGCTGCTCACGGCCGGATACTCGGCCTCGCTCGCGGCGACGATCGCGGCGAGTCCTCAGGCCGCGTCGGTTGACGAGCAGACCGAGACCGCACTGGAGAAGTCGTTCGCGGGCGCCGTCGGCACCAGCGAGCGCTTTCCGCAGTACGCGCCACAGATCATCGCGGCCGCCCGTACGGCGTTCCTCGACGGGGATACCCGCGCGTACACCGCCGCGATCGCCATCGTGCTCATCGGAGCAGCGCTGGTGGCCTTCGCGTTCCCCTCACGTACGGCCGAGATGGCGCTGCTCGCCCGGTACGCCGAGGAGGACGGCGATGCGGAGGCCGATTCCTCCGGGGAGCCGGCTCGCTGA
- a CDS encoding acyltransferase family protein, with the protein MSVHTSGQELGSAARTAGRRSVRRADIDGLRGLAIALVVIFHVWFGRVSGGVDVFLALSGYFFVGSLLRTAESSAPLDPRPVLRRIGRRLLPPLVLVLTAVAVATVVLQPFTQWLGVADQTGASLLFVQNWYLALTASDYLAADPMVSPLQHLWSIAVQGQFYIAALAVVFGCAWLLRRMSVPVRVPLTVLLAVLTASSLAYAVLSDRAQSWLYYDSAARAWELTLGGLLVCLSPWLRVPRVLRIVLGGLALVVLLACGFVLDGNALFPGPWALVPVGAAMALVVAGVGSGAEPDTPSARLLASAPMVRLGAIAYSLYLWHWPLLIGYLIVSGHPSVGLVGGLGVIVLSLLLAEASTRWFEEPLRRVEPPRPSRTAVVGLVTVAAVALAGAGNLWHTHVDRSAETVERTSALPAELYPGAAVFDPAVSSEPQPVQPPLLVAHRDLPPATLDNCIAQHTNRTPLTCTYGDPLATRRMVLVGGSHSEHWLAALDALGIEHGFRLDTYLKVGCPLSDPRAPLVEESPTVECDTWSTAVLAELRADPPDYVFTTSTRTKDQGEGPGDFVPFWYVDLWQTLADYGIPVVAIRDNPWLFREDVAYRAADCLARGGNAETCGVPRDEALDPVDPAVAASAHLPTVSLLDLSDKFCRPDLCRAVEGNILIYRDENHLTTTYVRTLTPELGRQLGPATGWW; encoded by the coding sequence ATGTCCGTCCACACCTCGGGACAGGAACTCGGGAGTGCCGCGCGGACAGCGGGCAGGCGCTCCGTGCGCCGTGCCGACATCGACGGATTACGTGGTCTCGCGATCGCGCTCGTGGTGATCTTCCACGTCTGGTTCGGTCGTGTCTCCGGCGGTGTCGACGTCTTCCTGGCACTGTCCGGCTACTTCTTCGTGGGCTCGCTCCTCCGGACCGCCGAATCCTCTGCGCCGCTCGACCCGCGGCCCGTCCTGCGGCGGATCGGCCGGCGCCTGCTGCCCCCGCTCGTCCTGGTGCTCACCGCCGTCGCCGTGGCCACGGTCGTGTTGCAGCCGTTCACACAGTGGCTCGGGGTGGCCGACCAGACCGGGGCGTCGCTGCTCTTCGTGCAGAACTGGTACCTCGCCCTCACCGCCAGCGACTATCTCGCTGCGGATCCGATGGTCAGTCCACTCCAGCACCTGTGGTCGATCGCGGTGCAGGGCCAGTTCTACATCGCGGCGCTCGCGGTGGTGTTCGGCTGCGCGTGGCTGTTGCGCCGGATGTCGGTTCCGGTGCGTGTCCCGCTGACGGTGCTGCTCGCGGTACTCACCGCGTCGTCGCTGGCGTACGCGGTGCTCTCCGACCGGGCGCAGTCGTGGCTGTACTACGACAGTGCCGCCCGCGCGTGGGAGCTGACCCTCGGCGGACTGCTCGTGTGCCTGTCGCCGTGGCTGCGGGTTCCGCGTGTGCTGCGGATCGTGCTCGGTGGGCTCGCGCTCGTCGTGCTGCTCGCGTGCGGTTTCGTCCTCGACGGCAACGCCCTGTTCCCCGGCCCGTGGGCGCTCGTGCCCGTCGGCGCGGCGATGGCACTCGTCGTGGCGGGGGTCGGCTCCGGTGCCGAGCCCGACACACCGTCGGCGCGACTGCTGGCGTCCGCACCGATGGTGCGTCTCGGGGCGATCGCCTACTCGCTGTACCTGTGGCATTGGCCGCTCCTCATCGGCTACCTGATCGTGAGCGGGCACCCGTCGGTCGGTCTCGTGGGCGGGCTCGGCGTGATCGTCCTGTCGTTGCTGCTCGCCGAGGCGTCGACCCGGTGGTTCGAGGAGCCCCTCCGCCGCGTCGAACCTCCTCGGCCGTCCAGGACGGCCGTGGTCGGTCTCGTGACGGTCGCGGCCGTCGCGCTCGCCGGGGCCGGCAATCTCTGGCACACCCACGTCGACCGCTCGGCGGAGACGGTCGAGCGCACCTCGGCGTTGCCGGCGGAGTTGTATCCGGGCGCCGCCGTCTTCGATCCCGCCGTCTCCTCCGAGCCGCAGCCGGTGCAACCGCCGCTGCTGGTCGCCCACCGCGACCTGCCTCCCGCGACGCTCGACAACTGCATCGCCCAGCACACCAATCGCACACCGTTGACCTGCACCTACGGTGATCCGCTCGCGACGCGCCGCATGGTGCTGGTCGGCGGGTCGCATTCGGAGCACTGGCTCGCTGCGCTCGACGCGCTCGGCATCGAACACGGTTTCCGCCTCGACACCTATCTCAAGGTGGGCTGCCCACTGTCCGATCCGCGCGCCCCGCTCGTGGAGGAGTCCCCGACGGTCGAGTGCGACACGTGGTCGACCGCCGTGCTCGCGGAACTGCGCGCGGATCCGCCCGACTACGTGTTCACCACATCGACGCGCACCAAGGACCAGGGCGAGGGGCCGGGCGACTTCGTTCCGTTCTGGTACGTCGACCTGTGGCAGACACTCGCCGACTACGGCATCCCAGTGGTCGCGATCCGCGACAACCCGTGGCTCTTCCGGGAGGACGTCGCGTACCGGGCCGCCGACTGCCTCGCGAGGGGCGGCAACGCCGAGACGTGCGGGGTGCCCCGTGACGAGGCGCTGGACCCGGTCGACCCGGCCGTCGCCGCCTCCGCGCATCTGCCCACCGTGTCGCTGCTCGACCTGTCCGACAAGTTCTGCCGACCGGACCTGTGCCGGGCGGTGGAGGGCAACATCCTCATCTACCGCGACGAGAACCACCTCACCACGACCTACGTCCGCACCCTGACGCCCGAGCTCGGCAGACAACTCGGTCCCGCCACCGGCTGGTGGTAA
- the bioD gene encoding dethiobiotin synthase: protein MSVLVVTGTSTDVGKTVATAALAANAVAAGLRVAVCKPAQTGVADDGPGDLQEIRRLVGDSVRLVELARYPDPLAPDTAARRSGRRLLELDEVVDAVRALDAGYDLTLVEGAGGLLVRLGVGGFTLADVAATLVAPAVVVVAAGLGTLNHTALTVAALHSAGVACRGVIIGSWPAAPTLAERCNLDDLPAVAGVPVLGRIPAGSGALDAARFAVRVSEWLGSPLRTKRLAGDASVVL, encoded by the coding sequence GTGAGCGTCCTCGTCGTCACCGGTACGTCGACCGATGTGGGAAAGACCGTCGCGACCGCCGCACTGGCCGCGAACGCCGTGGCTGCGGGGCTGCGGGTCGCGGTGTGCAAGCCCGCCCAGACGGGTGTCGCGGACGACGGCCCGGGCGACCTGCAGGAGATCCGCCGGCTGGTCGGGGACTCGGTCCGCCTCGTCGAACTCGCTCGGTACCCCGACCCGCTCGCACCCGATACCGCCGCGCGGCGCAGCGGACGCCGGCTGCTCGAGCTCGACGAGGTCGTCGACGCCGTCCGGGCTCTCGACGCCGGATACGACCTCACCCTCGTCGAAGGCGCCGGAGGTCTGCTCGTCCGCCTCGGCGTCGGCGGCTTCACCCTCGCCGACGTCGCAGCCACGCTCGTCGCACCTGCGGTGGTCGTCGTGGCGGCGGGACTGGGCACGCTCAACCACACCGCGCTCACCGTGGCCGCACTGCACTCGGCGGGGGTCGCCTGCCGGGGAGTGATCATCGGATCCTGGCCTGCCGCACCGACTCTGGCGGAGCGGTGCAATCTCGACGACCTCCCGGCCGTCGCCGGCGTCCCCGTGCTGGGCCGGATCCCGGCCGGCAGCGGCGCACTCGATGCCGCCCGCTTCGCCGTGCGGGTCTCCGAATGGCTGGGGTCGCCGCTCCGGACGAAACGGCTTGCGGGCGACGCTTCCGTTGTACTGTGA
- a CDS encoding 8-amino-7-oxononanoate synthase has translation MTAHPALAWLDDTAAARRAAGLHREPVVRTPGSTVVDLASNDYLGLTRHPEVLAGATAALRRWGAGATGSRLVTGTTAEHELLERELADFVGADSGLVFSSGYAANLGAVAALGGKDALIVSDAGGHASLVDACRLSRSRIVVTPHNDVDAVARALATRTEARALVLTDSVFSTDGDLAPLRQLHRACRSHGAVLLVDEAHGVGVRGAGGRGLVHEVGLAGEPDVVVTATLSKSLASQGGAVLADRRVREHLVDTARTFIFDTGLAPAAVGAARAALKVLRAEPARAAAVLEQAAHLARVTGVDAPPSAVVSVILGDPHVAADAAARCRERGVHVGCFRPPSVPAGTSRLRLTARANLTDDERALVDEVLTDVLAGARA, from the coding sequence ATGACCGCACATCCTGCCCTGGCGTGGCTCGACGACACCGCGGCGGCGCGGCGCGCGGCGGGTCTGCACCGGGAACCCGTCGTCCGGACCCCCGGCTCGACCGTCGTCGACCTCGCGTCCAACGACTACCTCGGCCTGACCCGTCACCCGGAGGTCCTCGCGGGGGCCACCGCCGCACTGCGGCGCTGGGGAGCCGGCGCCACCGGATCGCGGCTGGTCACCGGCACCACGGCCGAACACGAACTCCTCGAACGCGAACTCGCCGACTTCGTCGGGGCCGACAGCGGTCTGGTGTTCTCGAGCGGATACGCCGCGAACCTCGGTGCCGTCGCCGCCCTCGGTGGCAAGGATGCACTGATCGTCTCCGACGCCGGCGGCCACGCCTCGCTCGTCGACGCGTGCCGACTGTCCCGCTCGAGGATCGTTGTCACTCCTCACAATGACGTCGACGCGGTCGCGCGAGCCCTCGCGACCCGCACCGAGGCGCGCGCACTCGTCCTGACCGACTCGGTGTTCAGTACCGACGGAGACCTCGCCCCGTTGCGGCAGTTGCACCGCGCCTGCCGATCGCACGGCGCAGTGCTCCTCGTCGACGAGGCCCACGGTGTGGGGGTCCGCGGCGCAGGGGGCCGCGGACTCGTCCACGAAGTGGGCCTCGCCGGCGAGCCCGACGTGGTCGTCACCGCGACGCTGTCGAAATCCCTTGCATCCCAGGGGGGAGCCGTCCTGGCCGACCGGCGTGTGCGCGAACACCTCGTGGACACCGCCCGCACGTTCATCTTCGACACCGGCCTCGCGCCGGCCGCGGTCGGCGCCGCCCGTGCCGCGTTGAAGGTGCTGCGCGCCGAACCCGCCCGTGCCGCGGCCGTACTCGAACAGGCCGCACACCTCGCCCGCGTCACAGGCGTCGACGCACCGCCGTCCGCCGTGGTGTCGGTGATCCTCGGCGACCCGCACGTCGCCGCCGACGCCGCTGCGCGATGCCGCGAACGCGGCGTGCACGTCGGCTGCTTCCGGCCGCCGTCGGTACCGGCAGGGACCTCGCGACTGCGACTGACCGCACGCGCGAACCTCACCGACGACGAACGCGCACTCGTCGACGAGGTGCTCACCGACGTCCTCGCGGGGGCTCGCGCGTGA
- a CDS encoding adenosylmethionine--8-amino-7-oxononanoate transaminase, translating to MGNSPFSVERIRTLDGRHLWHPYGAFPATTEPLVVDRAHGTRIVLADDRELVDGMSSWWAAVHGYRHPVLDAAVRDQLDRMSHVMFGGLTHEPAARLAELLVGITPEGLDTVFLADSGSVSVEVAVKMAVQYQRAVGRPGRRRLLTWRGGYHGDTFAPMSVCDPEGGMHALWTDMLARQVFAPAPPAHFDPGYVAQFEAILLEHVDELAAIVVEPVVQGAGGMRFHDPLYLRELRRMCDEHGLVLIFDEIATGFGRTGELFAADHAHVSPDVMCVGKALTGGYMTLAATLCTRAVAEAISAGEGGGVMHGPTFMGNPLACAVAVAAVELLLSRDWRSEVTSVNAGLTEGLAPARELPGVVDVRVLGGIGVIELTDPVDMRAATDAAVAAGVWLRPFRNLVYAMPPYVCSAEDLAAITTGMIAAAGANAR from the coding sequence GTGGGCAACTCTCCTTTCTCGGTCGAGCGGATCCGCACCCTCGACGGTCGGCACCTCTGGCACCCCTACGGCGCGTTTCCGGCGACCACCGAACCCTTGGTGGTCGACCGTGCTCACGGTACCCGGATCGTCCTCGCCGACGATCGCGAGCTGGTGGACGGCATGAGTTCGTGGTGGGCCGCGGTCCACGGCTACAGGCATCCCGTCCTCGACGCCGCGGTCCGCGACCAGCTCGACAGGATGAGCCACGTGATGTTCGGCGGCCTCACCCACGAGCCCGCCGCGCGGCTCGCCGAACTGCTCGTCGGCATCACCCCGGAGGGTCTCGACACGGTCTTCCTCGCCGATTCGGGTTCGGTGTCCGTCGAGGTGGCCGTGAAGATGGCGGTGCAGTACCAGCGTGCCGTGGGCAGGCCCGGGCGGCGTCGCCTGCTCACCTGGCGCGGCGGTTACCACGGCGACACCTTCGCCCCGATGAGCGTGTGCGACCCGGAGGGCGGCATGCACGCGCTGTGGACCGACATGCTCGCGCGGCAGGTCTTCGCCCCCGCCCCGCCTGCACACTTCGATCCCGGCTACGTCGCGCAGTTCGAAGCGATCCTGCTCGAGCACGTCGACGAGCTCGCGGCAATCGTCGTCGAACCGGTCGTCCAGGGCGCCGGCGGTATGCGCTTCCACGATCCGCTCTATCTGCGCGAGCTGCGCAGGATGTGCGACGAGCACGGACTGGTTCTGATCTTCGACGAGATCGCGACCGGTTTCGGGCGCACCGGGGAACTCTTCGCGGCCGACCACGCGCACGTGAGCCCGGACGTGATGTGCGTGGGCAAGGCGCTCACCGGCGGGTACATGACACTCGCCGCAACGCTGTGCACCCGGGCCGTCGCGGAGGCGATCAGCGCGGGCGAGGGCGGCGGCGTGATGCACGGCCCGACCTTCATGGGCAACCCGCTCGCGTGCGCCGTCGCGGTCGCGGCGGTCGAGCTGCTGCTCTCCCGCGACTGGCGGTCCGAGGTGACATCGGTGAACGCGGGCCTGACGGAGGGACTCGCCCCGGCACGCGAACTGCCGGGCGTCGTGGACGTACGGGTGCTCGGGGGTATCGGCGTCATCGAACTCACCGACCCGGTGGACATGCGTGCGGCGACCGATGCGGCGGTTGCGGCCGGGGTGTGGTTGCGGCCGTTCCGCAATCTCGTCTACGCGATGCCGCCCTACGTGTGTTCGGCGGAAGACCTCGCAGCGATCACGACGGGGATGATCGCCGCCGCAGGCGCGAATGCCCGGTGA
- a CDS encoding fumarate reductase/succinate dehydrogenase flavoprotein subunit — translation MVDVERHKVDVVVIGAGGAGLRAVIEARQRGFSVAVVCKSLFGKAHTVMAEGGCAAAMGNANPRDSWQVHFQDTMRGGKFLNNWRMAELHAREAPDRVWELETYGALFDRTPDGRISQRNFGGHTYPRLAHVGDRTGLELIRTMQQKIVSLQQEDHAEHGDYEARVRVFAECTITELLKDAEGRIAGAFGYWRETGRFVLFEAPAVVVATGGIGKSWKVTSNSWEYTGDGHALALRAGAALINMEFVQFHPTGMIWPPSVKGILVTEGVRGDGGVLKNSEGERFMFSYIPPVFKGQYAETEEEADRWYDDQENNRRTPDLLPRDEVARAITSEVKEGRGTPHGGVFLDIASRKPAAEIMRRLPSMHHQFKELADVDITAEAMEVGPTCHYVMGGIEVDPDTGAAAVPGLFAAGECSGGMHGSNRLGGNSLSDLLVFGRRAGLGAADYVQGLTTRPAVAEADIDAAARAALAPFDPAEADRAENPYTLHTDLQQVMQDLVGIIRRADEVERALAELDGLRSRIRNVAVEGHRQFNPGWHLALDLRNMLLVCECVARAALQRTESRGGHTRDDYPSMDAEWRRTLLTCRLAGGDPFVPDVSVTAERQEPMRADLLELFDIDELGKYYTDEELADHPGRRG, via the coding sequence ATGGTGGATGTCGAACGGCACAAGGTCGACGTCGTGGTGATCGGAGCGGGCGGCGCCGGACTCCGAGCGGTCATCGAGGCGCGGCAACGTGGCTTCTCCGTCGCCGTGGTGTGCAAGTCGCTGTTCGGCAAGGCCCACACCGTGATGGCCGAAGGCGGATGCGCCGCCGCGATGGGCAACGCCAATCCCCGGGATTCCTGGCAGGTCCACTTCCAGGACACGATGCGCGGCGGCAAGTTCCTCAACAACTGGCGGATGGCCGAATTGCATGCGCGTGAAGCCCCCGACCGGGTGTGGGAACTGGAAACCTACGGAGCACTGTTCGACCGGACACCCGACGGACGGATCAGCCAGCGCAATTTCGGTGGCCATACCTATCCGCGACTCGCCCACGTCGGCGATCGCACCGGACTCGAACTCATCCGCACCATGCAGCAGAAGATCGTGTCGCTGCAGCAGGAGGACCACGCCGAACACGGGGACTACGAGGCGCGGGTGCGGGTCTTCGCAGAATGCACCATCACCGAACTGCTGAAGGACGCGGAAGGTCGCATCGCGGGCGCCTTCGGATACTGGCGAGAGACCGGGCGATTCGTGTTGTTCGAGGCGCCCGCGGTGGTCGTCGCGACCGGTGGTATCGGTAAGTCGTGGAAGGTCACATCGAACTCGTGGGAGTACACGGGCGACGGGCACGCTCTCGCCCTGCGCGCCGGGGCCGCCCTGATCAACATGGAGTTCGTCCAGTTCCACCCGACGGGGATGATCTGGCCGCCCAGTGTCAAGGGAATCCTCGTCACCGAGGGCGTGCGCGGCGACGGTGGGGTGCTGAAGAACTCCGAGGGGGAGCGGTTCATGTTCTCCTATATCCCTCCGGTGTTCAAAGGCCAGTACGCCGAGACCGAGGAGGAAGCCGACCGCTGGTACGACGACCAGGAGAACAACCGTCGCACCCCTGATCTGCTCCCGCGCGACGAGGTTGCCCGCGCCATCACTTCGGAGGTCAAGGAAGGCCGGGGCACCCCGCACGGCGGGGTCTTCCTCGATATCGCGTCGCGGAAGCCGGCCGCCGAAATCATGCGCCGGTTGCCGTCGATGCACCACCAGTTCAAGGAGCTCGCCGACGTCGACATCACCGCCGAAGCAATGGAGGTCGGCCCGACCTGCCACTACGTGATGGGCGGAATCGAGGTCGACCCCGATACCGGTGCTGCCGCGGTCCCGGGCCTGTTCGCCGCCGGGGAGTGCTCCGGTGGCATGCACGGATCGAATCGCTTGGGTGGGAACTCGCTGTCGGACCTGCTGGTCTTCGGTCGCCGGGCCGGTCTCGGCGCAGCCGACTACGTCCAGGGCCTGACGACGCGACCGGCCGTCGCCGAGGCCGACATCGACGCCGCCGCCCGCGCCGCGCTTGCTCCCTTCGATCCGGCGGAGGCCGACCGCGCCGAGAATCCGTACACCCTGCACACCGATCTGCAGCAGGTCATGCAGGATCTCGTGGGCATCATCCGCCGCGCGGACGAGGTCGAACGCGCGCTCGCCGAACTCGACGGGTTGCGGTCCCGGATCCGGAACGTCGCGGTGGAGGGGCACCGCCAGTTCAACCCGGGCTGGCATCTCGCCCTGGACCTGCGGAACATGCTGCTCGTGTGCGAATGCGTCGCCCGAGCCGCGCTGCAGCGCACCGAGAGTCGCGGGGGACACACCCGCGACGACTACCCGTCGATGGATGCCGAATGGCGTCGCACCCTGCTCACCTGCCGCCTCGCCGGCGGCGACCCGTTCGTCCCGGACGTGTCGGTCACCGCCGAGCGACAGGAACCGATGCGCGCCGACCTGCTCGAACTGTTCGACATCGACGAGCTCGGGAAGTACTACACCGACGAGGAACTCGCGGACCATCCCGGACGGAGGGGTTGA
- a CDS encoding succinate dehydrogenase/fumarate reductase iron-sulfur subunit: MGYRASFRIWRGDADGGQLRDYTVEVNEGEVVLDILHRLQATQAPDLAVRWNCKAGKCGSCSAEVDGRPRLTCMTRMSLFDPDATVTVTPMRTFPIIRDLVTDVSFNYRKAREIPAFAPPPDLAPGEYRMQQVDVQRSQEFRKCIECYLCQNVCHVVRDHEENKEAFAGPRYLMRIAELEMHPLDVADRRDVAQDEHGLGMCNITKCCTEVCPENIHITDNALIPMKERVAGRRYDPIVWLGNKLFRR; the protein is encoded by the coding sequence ATGGGATATCGAGCGTCGTTCAGGATCTGGCGGGGCGACGCCGACGGCGGGCAGCTGCGCGACTACACCGTCGAGGTCAACGAAGGCGAGGTCGTCCTCGACATCCTGCACCGCCTGCAGGCCACCCAGGCGCCGGATCTCGCCGTGCGCTGGAACTGCAAGGCGGGCAAGTGCGGATCCTGCTCGGCGGAGGTCGACGGCCGCCCGCGCCTGACATGCATGACCCGAATGTCGCTGTTCGATCCCGACGCGACCGTCACCGTGACGCCGATGCGGACCTTCCCGATCATCAGAGATCTCGTCACCGACGTCTCGTTCAACTACCGAAAGGCGCGGGAGATACCGGCCTTCGCGCCACCCCCGGATCTCGCGCCGGGGGAGTACCGGATGCAGCAGGTCGACGTGCAGCGCTCCCAGGAGTTCCGCAAGTGCATCGAATGCTATCTGTGCCAGAACGTCTGCCACGTCGTGCGCGACCACGAGGAGAACAAGGAGGCGTTCGCCGGGCCGCGCTATCTGATGCGTATCGCGGAACTCGAGATGCATCCGCTCGACGTGGCCGACCGCCGCGACGTCGCCCAGGACGAGCACGGCCTGGGCATGTGCAACATCACCAAGTGCTGCACCGAGGTGTGCCCGGAGAACATCCACATCACCGACAACGCGTTGATCCCGATGAAGGAACGCGTCGCGGGCCGCCGCTACGACCCGATCGTCTGGCTCGGCAACAAACTGTTCCGCCGCTGA